Below is a genomic region from Cyprinus carpio isolate SPL01 chromosome B6, ASM1834038v1, whole genome shotgun sequence.
ATTTTTCTAATTGATTAGCAATTCAACCTTTTGCAGGTCAAGGACCGGTGGTGGACAGAGACACAGACCAGAGATGCCCTGTTacataatgtcataaataatttatgaaatgaAAAGGATGGCCTGTAAGGAGCTCTGCAGGATTACACATCAGATAAATGTGTAAAGCTGCTCATAAGCTTAAAGTCACTTTCTCCATTCAGCATGGCTACGATCACAAGTGCAGGTACATTTGGTTAAAACAAAATTGActctgacattaaaaaaaaaaataatgtttttttttttttattactagggGTGAAATCTATGAAAATAATTAAGTCAAGAATGCAGGTTAGGCATTTTCagcacatatttaatattttgtaaacaagCAAAAATGCAGACCTGTCCCGTGAAACAGATCTTGCAATGGCTAGATCGATTCAGAATTCAAGATCAGCTACAAACTTTTAGCTAAAGGAATCTTCCAGGGTCATACAAGTTCAGCTGTACTGTTGTGACatgtagacaaaaaataaataaaaaattctgacaaTGGGGCGCTCAGTAGAAGAAAAGGCCAATCCACATCCAATAGttttgttgtcatgacaacatGACTAAATCCCTAAAACAACCATTAAAATGATAAGAACAGCTTTACAGCTcaagttatacattttttaacagaaGTATTAATGGAAGCCTTTACCATTTTTAGAATAAgcttcacatttttgcttttaacttCCCAAAAACTGGTCACTTAAAGTGAAAAcatgatttttgcttttttttcctcaagaattttTGTAGTAGGCATAATCAACAATATTTCAATTGTCATAACAAtatttgttattgtgtttatttagaaaTGAGGAAAGGTTTAAATTGCGATtggaattttaattattatatgtaaaagtAGTTAAATATTTCagcataaatgcattaacaagtaactacacaaaataattcagtttttctgTAACGCAAACAATGCCACCATTTATATATTGCTACTCTTACTGTGGCATGTTCAAAACGGATATAATTATGGTATTTAGGTCgtgtttatgtttaattcagcGTTGTTGTGCATTTTACGCGCTCGGCTGTTGCGTTGGTTGGTCGGTCTGACGCAGAGTTGATACCAGCTGACCTCGCGACCCGAGCTGAACCCTTCAGAGGATCAGAGGTATGAAGACAGTCCCCTGGCTGACTCTGAGCCGGAGCTCGCTGCGAGGAGGAAGAGCACGCCAGCAGTGCAGCGTTTCAGTCACTGATTGTATCGCAGCATAACTTTCCCTGCCGTGCAGCTGCCGTCAACCATTCAGCGTTTTACTGGAAGGTAAGCAGATCTAATAAATTCATACTGACGTTGTAGCTACTTGCAAAAGCATCAGACTTTGAAATAATCTCAAAAAGCTTAAATAGCTATTCGTTAGCGAGCGCGTTTTAAAGACCACTCCACGTTCAGCAACCGCGTGttaatgcacaaaataataaaatagaaatgagTAGCATACATTAGGCTACTGTTATGGTGTAACGTAATTGCCATGAGAGAGATGCAAAATATCTGACAAAATAAAATCCTTTCTTTAAAATTCTTTATAATGCAATCTTTGTATTTAAGTtggtgatagatagatagatagatagatagatagatagatagatagatagatagatagatagatagaattttaAATCTATTACCATTTCGAATACTTCAAAAGttgtcaaatatatttttcaaggtacACATTAACTAGCCtatattaacatttgttttcaaaatatcatggattttttttagtaatacttTTTAGTAATACTATCAGTAACCCTATCATTACTATCATTTCATAGCCTTTTGATAAAAAAAcccataaattaaaaaagtagcctattattttacaaaaaagttgTTGCTGTTAAACTTTCATTTCTATTTAGTTATTGacatttattgacatttaaaagtttaagCCACAATTTTCAAAAACtagaatttaattattaattagaatttaaaatctgAATAATCAATTATCATGGTTTTCTGTTTAAAGTTAATAAAGTTACTGTCTTTATAATTTGGCCTCACATGTATTACAATATAACTTTATTTCTAAAATTGCTTCACAGTTACGTAATATGTGAGCCTACATAAACCccttaattttatttctgtactCAACCACTAGGGGGAGTCAAAGATCTTCAAGACGGCAACaaagagaggttttttttttagaagaccTGTGTGTTTGTCTTGTGATTTCAAACATACAATAAGCCCCAGACTCAAAGCATAAAAACTGACAGAACGGAGAGTGATGTACCCTCAAGAAATAACTGATCCAGTCAGTCAGGATGGAACTATGTCCTTCACAGAAGAAACAGTGTCCATATTAACGTCCAGCAGCATGCTAGCCCGCTCTTTTCTTATCCATCCCAGAGGTCTGACTGACCAAGAGAGCTCTGAGACTGACAGCCGTATCACTTTGCGTGGCAAACGTGAGTGTATCCCCACCGAGAAAAAAGACCAGGGTTATTGGGACAAGCGCAAAAAGAACAACGAAGCTGCCAGGCGTTCGCGTGAGAAACGCCGCATCAATGACAAGGTGGTAGAAAGCAAAGTTCTGGCTCTTCTTGAAGACAACGCACGTCTAAAAGCTGAGCTACTGGCACTTAAGTTCAAATTCGGTTTGATCAAAGATCCCACAGATTCACCAGCACAGATCTGCTCCTTTGGTCCACATAACCAAACATCTCCAGCAATACCCTACAACTGCCCCACTACAAACTCACAACCTACCTTTGTTCACGAATTATCAATCTCACAGCATGGTGGTCCAGATGGGGCGCAAAACTATGGGTTCTTCATGCCTAGAGGGTCAAGCATTGGGAGCCCAGagctttcagatgatgctggAGGTGAACATATCCGAAAATTCCCTGGTGAACAGCCAAGCGGCATTACAGAAGTGGATACAAATTCATTAGGATGGCAAGCGAACAATATGAAAGGTCTTCCTCATAAACTGCGTTTCAAGACTCCATGTGGAATCGAAGGTGCTGATGCTGAAGTCCTTCTTCCAGTGGAGAATACATCACAGTCTCAGTCTACAGAGGCTTTATGGaggtcacaaacacacacaatgccaTCAGCTTGTTCAACAGCACTTCAGAATAACCCTTCAATAAACAGTAACATAGAAAGTCACAGTGCTATTAGATTCCAGATCAGCGCTTTGACTGAAGAAGTGGCCCAGCTCAAAAAACTGTTGTCTCAACATCAGCCCTCCAAAGTGAACTGAAATCATCTGTCCCACCCGTCTTCTGACCTATCCAAAGAAAGAAGCCAGTTTTTCTGATTGTAAGTTAACAGACAAATATAAGAAGTCAGCTGGTTGTTCACTGGAACAGCTGGcaatttaagtgatttttaatttatgtgaacGTTTCATATGTCTGTCTGCTCCACTAGTAATGTTCACTGCATGCtttcatgaaatgaaaaatgttgtgaaAAGCTCTGCTGTCTCTGTGTCTACTGTTGTGGCGTAAGGTGCTTAATTTAAATTAAGCAACACTGTGTCATTCACAAATGACAATTAAATCTAAaccttttttgtgtacttttcctattcagttatttttttttttcattaaatctcTGTGTGGCTTTTGCTTGGGGAGAGAGCTTTTAATGCACTTTGGGTTCAaagtatttttctttcctttttttttttttacattaattttacacatCTGGTATAAATATGTGCTCTTGTTTCATGAATAAGTGTGGACTCTTTGGTTTTTACCCGGAAAGAAGGGAAGTGAAATGTTCCATCTCGGATTTAAACCACAGGTCTGTTATTAAAAgatgtgagattaaaaaaaaaaaaagcctctggTGAAAGCAGTAGAACAACATGCAAAAGTACATTTCTTTACAAACCCACATTCTTTAGGTATATCTGCTTCCATGTTTATAATCTAGAAGACTCAACAGAGaatgaattgtatattttaaagcGCTGCATATAGTTATGCTCAGAAATGAAATATCCAAAATCTGTAAAATGGTTATTTCAAAATTAAGAACAAAGATAAATCATAACATACAAAACTGTTGGAGTACccttaaaaagttgaaaattttTAAGATTacgtaagaaattaatacttttattcaaagacacattaaactgatcaaacattacagtaaagacatttatcatgttacaaaccatttctattttaaatcagttctgttcttttgagctttttattcatcagaaattccctcaaaaatattcagcatcacaactgtctcttgagcagcaaatcagcatatttgatttctgaaggatcatgtgacactgaagacttgaatcagttacatttcaaaatatattcagatagaacacagctattttaaattggtTTAATGAAGATTTCAGATTACTATTACGTCAGAATATGTTCTCAGGTCACTGCAAGAACACTATTTCTATCACTATTTTTAAATTAGTGATTTTTTAACTAATCATCTTGCATAATAGAACTGCACATATTCATagtaaaatgtataacatttatttgtcattttaaatatttaattctgcTGAACAAAGCACATGACCCGCATATACTCAGCAGTTGACTGATCACAAGCAGCTCATGCAGGCCAACAGTATATTTGGCTCCCAGAGTGGCCGATTACAGCAACAACTTCAGTGGCAGCGTCAGCACCTAAACGGCTATTTAAAGATGTGAGAGTGAACGTCATTGATTCTCTTTAGTGAGGTGTGAATTCAACATACAAAGCTAAAAGAAACTTTCACTTTTAGCAGGGAATGGTGTTCTTGTACCAAGGAGTGAGTAGTAGAGCAGAAAGAAAcaattttgtgtgaatttatttCCTCTAGAGATTCCCCACAGTCTCCCTGTCTGCGAGACAGTTTATCGCAGCTACATGTTCAATGTCAACATCAGCACTTCTGCTGCTATTTTAAGCTACAGGAGATAAAGTTATTGATACACGAATGCATTTATGCTGAACGTTAAACATGCAAGCAATGCAAAAAGACAGCAGCACAGCAGCAGTGGATCGAAACAAAAGGTTTACAGGCTCAGCTGCCTAAATTCTGCTCTgtgttctgtattttaaaatcatgGCCTCCAGGCAGATGTTTGCAGGTTGATTGAGCTGATCTGTGCTTGGTGTATATGATTGTGTAGTAatacactttttaatttaatgtgtaagCAGGGGGCGGGGGTGGTGGTCAAATGGTTAATCTGAAAAGTGAAacgcaaattaataataaaaatgaccacTGTTATTGTTGTCtacaaatgattattataaataatattatcattaacaacatttaaaggaatagttcacctaaatattaaaacttgaagTTTTGTACTTACCTTCAGGCAATTTaagatagatgagtttgttccttcatcagaacatatttggtgAAATTCAGGATTTCATaatttgctcatcaatggatcctctgcagtgaatgggtgccgtcaaaataagagtccaaacagctgataaaaacattataatagttgcttctggccaaaataccaatctaaaaacaatgatttgaattgaaatattacCATGTGGGGGCACTAccggtttgtttatatatttattggttTGCTGTTGacataataaaatgtgtgtttttatcctGTACTTTAACTATACAAACATACCATGCACTTCTACAATATAAAGCTGGTCTTGATTTGTATACACTGAGGTGTAGTGTTTAATAggcattctgtttttatgaatgaagACGTGGCAGGATTTCAAAATATTGCCCCCACTCATAACTATTAACATCTGCTCCCCTTGGATCTCAGATCTACTAGTGGACCGGTGAGAGTAGTTACTCAGACAATACAGccccaaagaggatgcctacgcTGCTTCCTGTTCCATGATCCACATTAGATAAACACACATTGGGTTCTTTGTCTCTCTCAGCACCCCTCATCAACCCCTCTCTATCTGCAAGGAGGGAGGGGGGAGGAAAACCAGTTGCTAGGCAGGCAGCATAACGGTTGCCTAGGGAACTGTAGCAGACGCAGCTGTGAGTGAATGGGGGAGAATGCGGAGGGGGAGGGAAAGGCAAGTTCAAGGCCAACACCCCCATTCTGCGTAGTGTCCATCAGCACCACGACAGATGAAGGGGGAGCGCGTGGGCTGGCGGCGGAG
It encodes:
- the nfil3-3 gene encoding nuclear factor, interleukin 3 regulated, member 3, which produces MYPQEITDPVSQDGTMSFTEETVSILTSSSMLARSFLIHPRGLTDQESSETDSRITLRGKRECIPTEKKDQGYWDKRKKNNEAARRSREKRRINDKVVESKVLALLEDNARLKAELLALKFKFGLIKDPTDSPAQICSFGPHNQTSPAIPYNCPTTNSQPTFVHELSISQHGGPDGAQNYGFFMPRGSSIGSPELSDDAGGEHIRKFPGEQPSGITEVDTNSLGWQANNMKGLPHKLRFKTPCGIEGADAEVLLPVENTSQSQSTEALWRSQTHTMPSACSTALQNNPSINSNIESHSAIRFQISALTEEVAQLKKLLSQHQPSKVN